The following is a genomic window from Pseudomonas parafulva.
GATCACGAGCACGGTACCTTGCCCGCCCATGAGCATGGCGTGGCCCGCCTGAACGTCGGCCTGGACGGCAACACCCTGGAGCTGGCCTTGGAAAGCCCGGCCATGAACCTGGTGGGCTTCGAGCACATGCCCGGCAGCGATGCCGACAAAGCCAAGGTCGAAGCGGTGCGCAAGCAGCTCGAACAACCGCTCAAGTTGTTCGGCCTGGCCAGTTCGGCCGGCTGCAAGGAGGACCAGCAGGAACTGGAAAGCCCGCTGTTCGGCAGCGATCCCGCCGCCAAGCATGACGATGATGACGACGACGACGACGACGATCACGATCACGCCCATGAGCATCAGCACAGCGAGATCCACGCCCACTACCAGCTCACCTGCGCCACCCCGGCCAAGCTCACCCAGATCGACCTGTCGCCGCTGTACAAGGCCTATCCGCAGACTCAGAAGATCAACGTGCAATTGGTCGGTCCGAACGGGCAGAAGGGTATCGAGAGCACGCCAGGCAACGCCGTGGTTTCCTTCTGAATGGACCAGCCGCTGATCGAGTTGCATGACCTGGTGTTCGCCTGGCCAGGGCAGCCGCCCTTGCTGAACATTCCCCAGTTCCGCCTGGAGGCTGGCGAGGCGCTGTTCCTCAAAGGCCCCAGCGGCAGCGGCAAGACCACCCTGCTCGGCCTGCTGGGCGGGGTCAACCTGCCTGCCCAGGGTCAGGTGCGCCTGCTCGGGCAGGACCTGGCCACGCTCGGTCAGGCGGCTCGGGACGCGTTCCGGGTCGACCACACCGGCTACATCTTCCAGCAGTTCAACCTGCTGCCGTTTCTGTCGGTGCAGGAAAACGTCGAGCTGCCCTGCCGCTTCTCGCGCAGCCGCACCGAACGTGCCACACAGCGTCACGGCAGTGTGTCGCAGGCGGCGGCCACGCTGTTGGCGCACCTGGGGCTCAAGGATTCGGCCTTGCTCTCACGTCGCGCCGACACCTTGTCGATCGGCCAGCAGCAGCGGGTCGCGGCGGCGCGCGCGCTGATCGGCCAACCGGAACTGGTGATCGCTGACGAGCCGACCTCCGCCCTCGACGCCGATACCCGCGAAGCCTTCATCCGCCTGCTGTTCGACGAGTGCCGCAGCGCCGGTTCGAGTTTGCTGTTCGTCAGCCATGACCAGAGCCTGGCGCCCTTGTTCGACCGCGACCTGTCGCTGGCCGAGCTCAACCGTGCGGCCACGCCTCGGGAGGCCTGATGTACCTGCTCCGTCTAGCCCTGGCCAGCCTTGCCAATCGGCGCTTCACCGCCCTGCTCACCGCGTTCGCCATCGCCCTGTCGGTGTGCCTGCTGCTGGCCGTGGAACGCGTGCGCACCGAGGCGCGCGCCAGCTTCGCCAGCACCATCAGCGGCACCGACCTGATCGTCGGCGCCCGCTCGGGCTCGGTGAACCTGCTGCTGTACTCGGTGTTCCGCATCGGCAACGCCACCAACAACATCCGCTGGGACAGCTTCGAGCACTACGCCAAGGATCCTCGGGTCAAGTGGGCGATTCCCATCTCCCTGGGCGACTCGCACCGTGGCTATCGGGTGATGGGCACCAACGCCGACTACTTCAGCCACTACCAGTACGGTCGCCAGCAGCACCTGCAACTGAGTCAGGGCCGTCAGTTCGCCAGCGATCCGTTCGAGGTGGTGCTGGGCGCCGAGGTGGCCGAAGCCCTGCACTACAAGCTCGGTGACAGCCTGGTGCTGGCCCACGGCATCGCCACCATCAGCCTGGTCAAGCACGACGACAAGCCGTTCACCGTGGTCGGCATCCTGCAACGCACCGGCACACCGGTGGACCGCACCCTGCACATCAGCCTGGCCGGTATGGAGGCCATCCACGTCGACTGGCACAACGGCGTGCCGGCACGCGGCGCCGGACGCATCAGCGCCGAGCAAGCGCGCACCATGGACCTGCAACCCACCGCCATCACCGCGTTCATGCTCGGCCTGAACAACAAGATCGCCACCTTCAGCGTGCAGCGCGAAATCAACGAATTCCGGGGCGAACCGCTGCTGGCGATTCTCCCAGGCGTGGCATTGCAAGAGCTGTGGGGCATGATGAGCATCGCCGAACAGGCGCTGTTCGTGGTCTCGCTGTTCGTGGTGCTGACCGGCCTGATCGGCATGCTCACCGCGATCCTCACCAGCCTCAACGAGCGCCGCCGCGAGATGGCCATTCTGCGCTCGGTGGGCGCGCGGCCCTGGCATATCGCCGGGCTGCTGGTGCTCGAGGCCCTGGCACTGGCGCTAAGCGGCATCGTCGTCGGGCTGGGCTTGCTCTATGGCGGCATCGCCCTGGCGCAGGACGCGGTCCAGGCCAATTATGGTCTCTACCTGCCGTTGGCCTGGCCCAGCGCACATGAATGGACGCTGCTGGCGATCATCCTCGGTGCGGCGCTGGTGATGGGCAGCGTGCCGGCCTGGCGGGCCTATCGCCAGTCGCTGGCCGATGGCCTGTCGATTCATCTCTGAGGAGTGGTCATGTCGATGCCTGTAGGCGCCGCGATTCGCCGTGGCGCCTTACCCGCGAAGAAGGCGCTGCAGATTCTCCTGCTGTTGCTGCTGGTGCTGGTCATCCCGGCCTGGGCGGACGAGCCGCGCGAGCTGGACTGGCCAGCGCTGATTCCCGAGGGCGCGCCGGTCATCCCGCCACAGCTCACACCGCTGCACGACCTGTCGCAGATGGGCAACTCCCTGGGCGACGCCCTGGCGGCCGAGTCCGCCCCGGCAGCGCGGCAACAGGCGCCCGATGCGCCGGTGGTCAAGGCGCTCGACGGCCAGCAGATCAAGCTGCCCGGCTACATCGTGCCGCTGGAAGTCAGCGAAGAAGGCCGCACCACCGAGTTCCTGCTGGTGCCTTACTACGGCGCCTGCATCCACGTCCCGCCACCGCCGTCCAATCAGATCGTGCACGTGTTCAGCGAGATGGGCGTGCGCATCGAGGACCTCTACCAACCGTACTGGATCGAGGGGCGCATGCAGGTGAAGAACACCAGCAGCGAACTGGCCGACGCCGGTTATCAGTTGGACGCCGAGAAAATCTACGCCTACGAACTCAAATGAGCGTCACCTGCCCTTGAGCGACGTGCTTCGTTGAGCTGAATCAAACAATCCGTTTAGGTAGCTACTTACCATTGGACCACTCGATTTCATCACGTCCTCTGGGAGCTTCCATGAACAAGAACTTGCTCGGTGCCTCGCTCGTTGCGCTGGCGCTCGCAGCCCCCGTTGCCCACGCCCACCAGGCCGGTGACTTCATCCTGCGTTCCGGCGCCATCACCACCGCGCCCAACGAAGACAGCGGCAACCTCAAGCTCGACGGTGCCAAAGTCTCCGGCACCAAGGCCACGCTGGACAGCGACACCCAGTTGGGCCTGGCCTTCGCCTACATGCTCACCGACCACATCGGCATCGAACTGCTGGCGGCTACCCCCTTCAAGCACACCGTGGGCGTCAAAGGCCTGGGCGGCGGCCTGGATGGCAAGCTGGCAGACATCAAGCAACTGCCACCGACCCTGTCGCTGCAGTACTACCCGATGGAAGCGTCGTCCAAGTTCCAGCCCTATGCCGGTATCGGCGTGAACTACACGCTGTTCTTCGATGAAGAATTGAGCAGCTCGCGCAAGCAGCAAGGCTTCAGCAACATGAAGCTGCAGAACTCCGTCGGCCTGGCCGGGCAACTGGGCATGGACTACATGCTGACCGACAACCTGCTACTCAACGCTGCGGTGTGGTACGTGGACATCAACACCAAAGCCAGCATCGACGGCCCGAGCGCCCTGGGCGTGGGCAAGACCAAGGTCAATGTCGAAGTGGATCCTTGGGTGTACATGGTCGGCGTCGGCTACAAGTTCTAAACCCGAGACGGGCTGGAACAGACTCACAGATTGGGGCCGCTTCGCGGCCCTTTTCAGTGTTTGCCCAACAACCGCGCCAGCCCTTGGACCATGGATGTCGGCTCGGGGAAGTCGAATCGCGCCAGCAGACGCTGGTTATCAGCCCGGGAGTGGCGAATATCGCCGGACCGCGCGGGGCCATGGCTGACGCTCGGCAGTCCACCGACCACCTGCGCCAAGGCTGTGAGCAGTTGGTTCAGCGAGGTGGCCTGATTCAAGCCGATGTTCACTGCCCCTTCCTGTACCTGTTCCTGCTCCAGCGCCTGCACCATCACCTGCACCAGGTCACCCACATACAGGAAGTCGCGCGTCTGCTCGCCATCGCCGAACACGGTAATGGGCACGCCCTGGCTGGCACGTTCGCAGAAGATGCTGATCACGCCGGAGTACGGCGAGGAAGGGTCCTGGCGCGGCCCGAAGATATTGAAGAAGCGGAACACCACCGGCTCCAGCCCGTGCTGGCGGCGATAGAAATCCAGGTACTGCTCGCCGGCCAGCTTGTCCACGGCATAGGGCGTCAACGGCGCTTTGGGCGTGTCCTCGGCGATCGAAAGGCCTTCGCCATTGTTGCCATAGACCGCCGCACTGGAGGCGAACAGTACCCGGCGCACGCCATTCAAGCGCATGGCTTCGCAGACGTTGAGCGTGCCGATGAAGTTGCTCTGGTGAGTCTTGACCGGATCGTCCACCGAGGCCTGCACCGAGGCCACCGCCGCCAAATGCACCACCGCTGCGCACCCGGCAACTGCGCGGGTGACCAGTGCGGCATCGGCCACATCGCCCTCTATCAATTGCAGGCGCGGATGATCGAGGCGCAGGTTGCTGCGCTTGCCGGTGGACAAATCATCCAGCACACGCACCGCATGGCCCTTGTCCAGCAACGCGTCGCACAGGTGCGAACCGATGAAGCCCGCGCCGCCGGTGATGAGGATGGGTGCGTCAGCCATGGCGATAGAAACGCTCCAGCAGAGGCGGCAAACCCGCGCGCCAGGCACGCGGCTTGATGCCGAAGGTATGAAGGATTTTCTTGCAGGCCAGCACCGCGTGCTGCGGCTCCTCGCTGGCATCCGGGCGGGCTGCGTGGGCCTGGGCGGTCGGCGACTGGATGGCGTGCGTGTGCCACTGCGCGGCCTCGGTCAGGATCGCCTGGCCCAGCGCCAACGGCGTGGTCGCTTCGTTGCCGGCGTAATGGTAGGTACCCCACAGCGGCGCCGCGCAGTCGAGCTGCTTGAGCACCGAGAGGATCACCCGCGCGGCATCGTCCACCGGCGTCGGGTTGCCGCGACGGTCATCGGCCAGCAGCAGTTCATGAGGCTGCTCGGCACGCGTGAGGAAGCGCCCGAGAATGCCGTCGGGACTTTCGTCCAGCAACCAGCCGAAACGCAGCAGCACATGCTGCGGACAGGCCGCACGCACGCTCTGCTCGATGCGCCACAGCGCCTGGCCGCGCGTACCCAGCGGCACGGGCTCGTCCTTTTCGCTGTAGGAGGTGGCCCGCGAACCGTCGAACACCCGGTAGCTGGACGGCTGCAGCAAGGTGATTTCGTGGTGCTGGCAGAGTTCAGCCAGGCGCTCGATCGCCCGCTCCTGGGACGCCAGGCGCGGCTCGCTGACCGACTCGGCCTGGAACCAGTCGAAATAGTAGGCCAGGTTGACCAGGGTATCGGGGCGGTGATCGTCGAGCAGTTGGGTCAGGCTGGCCGCGTCCCAGCCATTTTCCGGCGGGCGCGGCGCCAGGAACGCGATGTCTTCCTCGGCCCCGAGACGAATCAGCGCTTGCCCGAGGGCATTGCCACCACCCAACAGCATCAGGCGCATACGCATAGAGTCAGCAGGTCCGCTCAGATCGATTAGAAAGGAGGCATTTTGCGGTTTCCGCCCGGGGAAGTCCAACCCGGACGCCTGGCACTTCGGGCAGCCCGCAGGATTATGCGGGCAGCGCTTCTGCGCCACTCGAAACTGACCGATACTGCCGGACGATCATTCGAGTCGCAGCAGGAGCGCCATGGACTTCGTCACCCGCACCGAACA
Proteins encoded in this region:
- a CDS encoding DUF2796 domain-containing protein — protein: MRRLLLALPFALLPLAVAQAHDDHDHEHGTLPAHEHGVARLNVGLDGNTLELALESPAMNLVGFEHMPGSDADKAKVEAVRKQLEQPLKLFGLASSAGCKEDQQELESPLFGSDPAAKHDDDDDDDDDDHDHAHEHQHSEIHAHYQLTCATPAKLTQIDLSPLYKAYPQTQKINVQLVGPNGQKGIESTPGNAVVSF
- a CDS encoding ATP-binding cassette domain-containing protein, with amino-acid sequence MDQPLIELHDLVFAWPGQPPLLNIPQFRLEAGEALFLKGPSGSGKTTLLGLLGGVNLPAQGQVRLLGQDLATLGQAARDAFRVDHTGYIFQQFNLLPFLSVQENVELPCRFSRSRTERATQRHGSVSQAAATLLAHLGLKDSALLSRRADTLSIGQQQRVAAARALIGQPELVIADEPTSALDADTREAFIRLLFDECRSAGSSLLFVSHDQSLAPLFDRDLSLAELNRAATPREA
- a CDS encoding ABC transporter permease — translated: MYLLRLALASLANRRFTALLTAFAIALSVCLLLAVERVRTEARASFASTISGTDLIVGARSGSVNLLLYSVFRIGNATNNIRWDSFEHYAKDPRVKWAIPISLGDSHRGYRVMGTNADYFSHYQYGRQQHLQLSQGRQFASDPFEVVLGAEVAEALHYKLGDSLVLAHGIATISLVKHDDKPFTVVGILQRTGTPVDRTLHISLAGMEAIHVDWHNGVPARGAGRISAEQARTMDLQPTAITAFMLGLNNKIATFSVQREINEFRGEPLLAILPGVALQELWGMMSIAEQALFVVSLFVVLTGLIGMLTAILTSLNERRREMAILRSVGARPWHIAGLLVLEALALALSGIVVGLGLLYGGIALAQDAVQANYGLYLPLAWPSAHEWTLLAIILGAALVMGSVPAWRAYRQSLADGLSIHL
- a CDS encoding DUF3299 domain-containing protein — its product is MQILLLLLLVLVIPAWADEPRELDWPALIPEGAPVIPPQLTPLHDLSQMGNSLGDALAAESAPAARQQAPDAPVVKALDGQQIKLPGYIVPLEVSEEGRTTEFLLVPYYGACIHVPPPPSNQIVHVFSEMGVRIEDLYQPYWIEGRMQVKNTSSELADAGYQLDAEKIYAYELK
- a CDS encoding OmpW/AlkL family protein; the protein is MNKNLLGASLVALALAAPVAHAHQAGDFILRSGAITTAPNEDSGNLKLDGAKVSGTKATLDSDTQLGLAFAYMLTDHIGIELLAATPFKHTVGVKGLGGGLDGKLADIKQLPPTLSLQYYPMEASSKFQPYAGIGVNYTLFFDEELSSSRKQQGFSNMKLQNSVGLAGQLGMDYMLTDNLLLNAAVWYVDINTKASIDGPSALGVGKTKVNVEVDPWVYMVGVGYKF
- a CDS encoding NAD-dependent epimerase/dehydratase family protein; translated protein: MADAPILITGGAGFIGSHLCDALLDKGHAVRVLDDLSTGKRSNLRLDHPRLQLIEGDVADAALVTRAVAGCAAVVHLAAVASVQASVDDPVKTHQSNFIGTLNVCEAMRLNGVRRVLFASSAAVYGNNGEGLSIAEDTPKAPLTPYAVDKLAGEQYLDFYRRQHGLEPVVFRFFNIFGPRQDPSSPYSGVISIFCERASQGVPITVFGDGEQTRDFLYVGDLVQVMVQALEQEQVQEGAVNIGLNQATSLNQLLTALAQVVGGLPSVSHGPARSGDIRHSRADNQRLLARFDFPEPTSMVQGLARLLGKH
- a CDS encoding sugar nucleotide-binding protein, with amino-acid sequence MRMRLMLLGGGNALGQALIRLGAEEDIAFLAPRPPENGWDAASLTQLLDDHRPDTLVNLAYYFDWFQAESVSEPRLASQERAIERLAELCQHHEITLLQPSSYRVFDGSRATSYSEKDEPVPLGTRGQALWRIEQSVRAACPQHVLLRFGWLLDESPDGILGRFLTRAEQPHELLLADDRRGNPTPVDDAARVILSVLKQLDCAAPLWGTYHYAGNEATTPLALGQAILTEAAQWHTHAIQSPTAQAHAARPDASEEPQHAVLACKKILHTFGIKPRAWRAGLPPLLERFYRHG